The Ranitomeya imitator isolate aRanImi1 chromosome 6, aRanImi1.pri, whole genome shotgun sequence genome window below encodes:
- the PLEKHA8 gene encoding pleckstrin homology domain-containing family A member 8 isoform X2 — MPESGPCAPPSDMEGILYKWTNYLSGWQPRWFLLCGGILSYYDSREDAWKGCKGSIQMAVCEIQVHATDNTRMDLAIPGEQYFYLKARSAAERQQWLVALGSAKACITDIRTKKEKEFSDSTESLKTKMSELRLYCDILVQQVNKTKDTSSIGSSESQDELDMGALLKSTCNTFLKTLEECMQIANTTFASRPMYATPPGSPHLSALRPSKVRRSTLSSQNSAQRKMELNNNLENEETNHYDHSRVENIRVLGMEIYKTVPVPSQEKEKSNDSGGAESDVDIVSPNTRDGDLHNDVNDTGEDLHAATLQQDEGGGSVDGGGGNCRDLPQTFFSTMTHRFSDLVYEDEEGIPSEYFLDSCYAIVPVLDKLGPTVFAPVKMDFVGNIKKINQKFITNKKELTTLQKIVLHEINNNLAQVRNSATEALLWLKRGLKFLFQFLTEVKNGENNMQTALTGPKSSPNV, encoded by the exons GGTGGCAGCCAAGATGGTTTCTTCTGTGTGGTGGAATTCTTTCCTATTATGACTCGAGGGAAGACGCCTGGAAGGGCTGTAAGGGAAGCATCCAGATGGCGGTCTGTGAAATTCAAG TACACGCCACAGATAACACTCGGATGGACCTAGCAATTCCAGGGGAGCAGTACTTCTACCTGAAAGCCAGATCGGCAGCAGAACGACAGCAGTGGCTTGTTGCATTGGGTTCTGCTAAAGCCTGTATAACAGACATCAGAACCAAGAAAGAGAAAG AGTTTAGTGACAGCACGGAAAGTCTTAAAACGAAGATGTCTGAACTAAGGCTGTACTGTGACATCTTGGTCCAGCAAGTGAATAAGACGAAAGACACATCTAGTATTGGTTCATCTGAATCTCAG GATGAACTTGATATGGGCGCTCTTTTGAAGTCGACATGCAATACGTTCCTGAAAACCCTGGAGGAGTGTATGCAGATTGCAAATACCACCTTCGCGTCTCGCCCGATGTACGCCACTCCGCCAGGATCGCCACATCTCTCTGCCCTTAGACCGAGCAAG GTACGCCGGTCTACCCTGTCCAGTCAGAATTCAGCACAAAG GAAAATGGAGCTAAATAATAACCTTGAAAACGAGGAGACCAATCACTACGATCATTCCAGAGTTGAAAATATTCGTGTTCTTGGCATGGAAATTTACAAGACTGTTCCTGTGCCTTCCCAGGAGAAAGAAAAATCAAACGATTCAGGAG GAGCTGAAAGTGATGTTGACATAGTGTCACCAAATACACGTGACGGTGACCTACACAATGATGTGAATGACACTGGTGAAGACTTACATGCAGCAACCTTACAGCAAGATGAAGGAGGAGGGAGTGTGGACGGCGGAGGGGGCAACTGTAGAGATCTGCCCCAAACATTTTTCAGCACAATGACGCATAG ATTTAGCGATCTTGTGTATGAAGATGAAGAAGGCATACCCTCAGAATATTTCTTGGACTCCTGCTATGCGATAGTCCCAGTTTTGG ACAAGCTTGGACCGACTGTATTTGCACCAGTAAAAATGGATTTTGTGGGGAATATAAAG AAAATAAATCAGAAATTTATAACCAATAAAAAAGAATTGACGACCCTTCAGAAGATTGTTCTCCATGAAATTAACAATAATCTAGCACAGGTTCGCAATTCTGCAACTGAAGCCCTTCTGTGGCTGAAAAG AGGGTTGAAGTTCCTATTTCAATTTCTCACCGAAGTGAAAAATGGTGAAAATAACATGCAGACTGCATTAA